One Brassica napus cultivar Da-Ae unplaced genomic scaffold, Da-Ae ScsIHWf_268;HRSCAF=444, whole genome shotgun sequence genomic window carries:
- the LOC125601925 gene encoding ABC transporter I family member 11, chloroplastic-like, translating to MLLSTVSSFAPVFRIGEPPACAVGWKQALRFRRTTKRSVISCDYSCLEVRDICYRPPGTELNILNGVNLSLREKSFGLIFGKSGSGKTTLLQLLAGLNKPTSGSICIQRYGDDGQPNADSELFPTEKVGIVFQFPERFFVADNVLDEITFGWPRQKGSLQLKERLTSNLQRAFNWVGLDSIPLDKDPQLLSGGYKRRLALAIQLVQTPDLLILDEPLAGLDWKARADVAKLLKHLKKELTLLVVSHDLRELATLVDQSWRMESAGVLVAERPPV from the exons ATGTTACTTTCGACGGTTTCGAGCTTCGCGCCGGTCTTCCGTATCGGCGAACCACCAGCGTGCGCAGTTGGCTGGAAGCAAGC GTTGAGATTTCGGAGGACGACGAAACGTAGTGTAATCTCTTGCGATTATTCATGCCTCGAG GTTAGGGATATATGCTACCGTCCACCTGGAACAGAGTTGAATATTTTGAATGGTGTTAATCTTTCTCTCCGTGAGAAGAG CTTTGGCTTGATTTTTGGCAAGAGCGGGAGTGGAAAAACTACCCTTCTGCAG CTTCTTGCGGGGCTGAACAAACCAACATCAGGTTCCATTTGTATCCAAAGATATGGGGATGATGGCCAACCAAATGCGGATTCTGAGCTGTTTCCCACTGAAAAAGTTGGCATCGTTTTCCAGTTTCCAGAGAG ATTCTTTGTGGCAGATAATGTGCTTGACGAAATTACTTTTGGTTGGCCAAGGCAAAAGGGTAGTTTGCAGTTAAAGGAGCGTCTGACTTCAAACCTCCAGCGAGCTTTTAATTGG GTTGGGTTAGACAGCATCCCACTTGATAAAGACCCCCAGTTACTAAGTGGAGGCTACAAGCGTCGGCTTGCACTAGCTATTCAATTG GTGCAAACTCCTGATTTATTGATTTTGGATGAGCCCCTCGCCGGTCTTG ATTGGAAAGCACGCGCGGATGTTGCAAAGCTCTTGAAGCACCTGAAGAAGGAACTGACTTTACTTGTTGTAAGTCATGACCTAAG AGAGTTAGCAACCTTGGTCGACCAGTCATGGAGAATGGAATCAGCTGGTGTTCTTGTTGCAGAGCGTCCACCAGTTTAG
- the LOC106370591 gene encoding uncharacterized protein LOC106370591, translated as MTAHRKRRITNSRSRNDFTINPPLKIPSVPTGLRSSNLILGNRNTIMGLTNFILTVAGVGAVVMLLKGDVKQSATVLRRNVKHIRNWLEEESSAASKAAQSAKPKEIETKVPEKDVPKDKN; from the exons ATGACGGCCCATAGAAAGAGGCGAATCACGAATTCACGATCAAGGAACGATTTCACCATAAACCCTCCTCTTAAAATCCCTAGCGTCCCCACTGGCCTGCGATCTTCGAATCTGATTCTTGGGAATCGAAATACTATAATGGGTTTGACGAATTTCATACTGACGGTGGCCGGAGTAGGCGCCGTTGTGATGCTACTGAAGGGCGACGTCAAGCAATCTGCCACCGTCTTGAGGCGCAACGTCAAGCACATCCGCAACTGGCTCGAAGAGGAATCTTCCGCCGCCTCCAA ggcAGCTCAGTCAGCAAAACCAAAGGAAATTGAAACCAAGGTTCCGGAGAAGGATGTTCCAAAAGACAAGAATTAG
- the LOC106370589 gene encoding uncharacterized protein LOC106370589 — MALNWGPVLMSVILFIILTPGVLFQLPGKTKAVEFGGFQTSGAAIVIHTLIFFACITVSLIALHIHIYAS, encoded by the coding sequence ATGGCGTTGAACTGGGGACCAGTGTTAATGTCGGTGATTCTGTTCATCATATTGACGCCCGGAGTACTGTTCCAGCTTCCTGGGAAGACCAAAGCGGTTGAGTTTGGCGGATTTCAGACAAGCGGCGCAGCTATAGTCATCCACACTCTTATCTTCTTTGCATGCATCACAGTCTCCCTTATCGCTCTTCATATCCACATATACGCTTCCTAA